The window CTGCACCTCACCAACTCGCTTGTTGGCGTTGTACATCACAACAACATCGTGCAGCAGCTGCTTGTTAATACCGTCAGCAAGCGAGGCCGGATCGAGCTGGTAAGTCCCACACTCAGCACCAGACATATCGCGAATCGAAACAGAAATCATGCTTCCACCAACCGAAATATCTAGGCGTTCTTCTCAGAGCGACGAACAACAACAAACGAACCCTGCGGACCCGGAATGGCACCGCGCACCAACAACAGATTCGACTCAGCGTCAACCCGAACCACCCTAAGATTCTTCACTGTTACCCGCTCACCACCAAACCGACCAGCCATCTTCGTACCCTTCATAACCTTTGAAGGATCCGCACTCTGACCAATCGAACCAGGATGACGATGCACCCGCTTCGCACCATGACTCGCCGGCTGCCCGGCAAAGTTGTGCCTCTTCATCACACCCGTGGTCCCGCGACCCTTGGAAACACCAATTACATCAACCCACTGAACGTCTGAAAGCGAATCTGCCAGAAGAACCTGCCCCACTGACAACTCAGCCGGCGACACCAGCCGAAACTCCCGCACAAACCGCTTTGGCTCACACTCCGCCTTGGGCAGCACTTCCACACCAGCAGCCTTCAGCGCCGACTGACGAACCCCACCAATTGCCGCCACATGACCTCGAACAGAACGCGAAACCTTCTCCCGCGGGGCATCACCGAAGCCCAACTGCACAGCATCATACCCATCCCTGGACTGAGTACGAACCTGCAGCACAACACAAGGACCAGCCTCTATGACCGTCACAGGAACGATGACACCATCATCCCCGTAAACCTGGGTCATACCAATTTTCTTACCAAGCAAGCCCACTGACATAGCTCAGAGATCCGCGCGCAAATGAAAACCAAAGAACGAGCCGAAAGACCCGCATCACCAAGGGCCAACCAAGACCAAAAGCCCACAACAGACTAAGCCGTCGCAGTCGCCTTGATCTTAATGTCCACACCAGCCGGCAGAGACAACTTGTTCAGAGCATCAACCGTCTTACCGGTTGGCTGAACAATATCAATCAATCGCTTGTGCGTCCGAATTTCGAACTGCTCCCGCGACTTCTTGTCAATATGAGGACTACGCAGCACCGTATACCGCTCAATGCGAGTCGGTAGCGGCACAGGCCCATGAACAATTGCCCCTGTGCGCTTTGCAGTATCCACTATTTCCGCTGCCGACTGATCCAGCACGGAATGGTCATACGCTTCCATCCGAATCCGGATACATTCTTCACCAGCACCAGCCACCGCAAGTCACCTTGAGCAAAGAGTTTACGTTTAGAGATCGAGCTTACCCCTGCCACGGGGAATCGCGGATTCTAGTTCTGACAGTACAATCTGTCAATGAAGCACAGCAGAGAAATCTTCTTCTTCGACAGACGAGAATCCAAACTTCAGCTACATCATCTGTTCTGCAACATTCGCCGGGGCAATCGCGTAGCGGCAGGGCTCCATGGAGTAGGATGCTCGGCCTTGAGAAAGACTGCGAATCTGGTTTGAGTAGCCAAACATTTCAACCAGAGGAGCCTCGCATTGTAAAACGCAAAGATCTCCCTGACGGTCTGAATTGACGATCGTCGCACGTCGTGCGTTCAAATCAGACTGGACATTACCCAGAAAGTCCTCCGGTGTGACAACCTCAAGTGACATAATTGGCTCCAGGATTGCCAGCTTCCCATCGGCAAGAACGCGCCGGAACGCTTCTGCCGCTGCCGTACGGATCGCCACCTCCGTAGACTCGCCCTCTGTGAAAGTAATCTCCTGAATCCGAAGGCGCAAGCCCATCAACGGGTTACCGAAGATTCCGCCTGCCTGCGCCTCCTTCTCAATCGATTCCAGCAAGACCGCCAGTAACGGACGCGGAATAGACTCCGGGCTGATTTCGGAAACAACCTCAACGCCAACAGACAAATCCTCCAGCTCTTCCGCCACAAGAGTCAGACCAAACGAAACCGGACCCGATGGCAGCTGACGGGCGAATTGCTCATGAATTGTCACGGACCCGATCAGCTTTTCACGGTAGCTGACGCGTGGCTTGTGGAATTTAACCGACAGATTGAAATCTCGCTCCATGCGATGGCGGATAACTTCCAGGTGCAATTCGCCCATCCCACTGATCAGAGTCTGCCCGGTGTCCGGGTTTATCTTCACATGAAAAGTGGGATCCTGTCGCTCCAGCCTTCGCAATGTGTCTTCCAGCTTCTTTCGATCACCGCTCGATTCGGGCTCCACAGCGACTGAGATCACAGGCTCCGGAAAGACGATTGACTCCAGCACAATCGGCGCCCCAGGATCGCAAAGCGTGTCTCCAGTGGCGGAATCTCGCGGACCGATAATTCCGCAAATATCCCCGGCTTCAACTCGTTCGACTTTGACCCGAGAGTCCGACTGAATATGCCAAAGCTGGGTAATCATCTCCTTTTTCCCCGTTCGGGGATTCAGCAACTTGGAATTACCCGTCAAAGCACCCGAATAAATTCGTGCAAAATACAAATCACCATGCGATTCCGCCTGGATCTTGAATACGAGCACACATGCGGATTCGTCGGACGATGGCTTTCGACTGACCACCTGCCCTTCCTGTTTTCCGGATGGAACAACCCCCTGCACCGGGGGACGATCGATGGGACTGGGCAGGAAATCTCTCACCGCATCAAGGACCGGCTGAACACCAATATAATCCAGAGATGACCCGCAAAAAACCGGCTGAACTTCGCCATTAAGAGTCGCCCGGCGAATAGCCCCAAGAACAAGGTCCATGGGAATCTCCGACGGATCCATCTCCATACAGGCAACCATCAACTCTTCATCCAGAAGCGAAAGCGTATCAAACAATTCCCCTCGCC is drawn from Planctomycetaceae bacterium and contains these coding sequences:
- the rplC gene encoding 50S ribosomal protein L3, which gives rise to MSVGLLGKKIGMTQVYGDDGVIVPVTVIEAGPCVVLQVRTQSRDGYDAVQLGFGDAPREKVSRSVRGHVAAIGGVRQSALKAAGVEVLPKAECEPKRFVREFRLVSPAELSVGQVLLADSLSDVQWVDVIGVSKGRGTTGVMKRHNFAGQPASHGAKRVHRHPGSIGQSADPSKVMKGTKMAGRFGGERVTVKNLRVVRVDAESNLLLVRGAIPGPQGSFVVVRRSEKNA
- the rpsJ gene encoding 30S ribosomal protein S10 gives rise to the protein MAGAGEECIRIRMEAYDHSVLDQSAAEIVDTAKRTGAIVHGPVPLPTRIERYTVLRSPHIDKKSREQFEIRTHKRLIDIVQPTGKTVDALNKLSLPAGVDIKIKATATA
- the fusA gene encoding elongation factor G, translated to MSRDINNIRNIGIIAHIDAGKTTTTERILFYTGTSHRMGNVDDGNTVTDFDPEEAQRGITIYSAAVTCEWGGTTINIIDTPGHVDFTAEVERSLRVLDGAVVIFSAVEGVEAQSETVWRQANRYNVPRVCLINKMDRIGAGFERILEQIRARLNGKPLPLQIPIGMGPNSNADGFVGIIDLLQAKAIYWDSESRGAEFRLEEIPDHLRDDADLWRGELFDTLSLLDEELMVACMEMDPSEIPMDLVLGAIRRATLNGEVQPVFCGSSLDYIGVQPVLDAVRDFLPSPIDRPPVQGVVPSGKQEGQVVSRKPSSDESACVLVFKIQAESHGDLYFARIYSGALTGNSKLLNPRTGKKEMITQLWHIQSDSRVKVERVEAGDICGIIGPRDSATGDTLCDPGAPIVLESIVFPEPVISVAVEPESSGDRKKLEDTLRRLERQDPTFHVKINPDTGQTLISGMGELHLEVIRHRMERDFNLSVKFHKPRVSYREKLIGSVTIHEQFARQLPSGPVSFGLTLVAEELEDLSVGVEVVSEISPESIPRPLLAVLLESIEKEAQAGGIFGNPLMGLRLRIQEITFTEGESTEVAIRTAAAEAFRRVLADGKLAILEPIMSLEVVTPEDFLGNVQSDLNARRATIVNSDRQGDLCVLQCEAPLVEMFGYSNQIRSLSQGRASYSMEPCRYAIAPANVAEQMM